The genome window TATGCCTGGATGGCTCCTGAGGTCATCAGGTCCTCGACTTTCTCCAAGGGTAGTGATGTCTGGAGGTGAGAAtgaagaaatgtgtgttttgccTACCTAAAAATACGAAAATCCTTTGACTTTGTGTTGTTTGTACACTAGAGGGTGCACACATCATTGATTTGAACTGAAgtagaatgtcatttttgtcaaatggccttcccagaactgtttgctttcctgtatccttcaaaatatcttattttgtgttcaacagaagagaaacatatacaacatattttttctactatggtagggAATGAtatcccagaactgaaaattgctaacattcttccaaatatcggggtttaaattccattccattttctactgcttatctgaactacctcgggtcacggggagcctgtgcctatctcaggagtcatcgggcatcaaggcaggatacaccctggatggagtgccaacccatcgcagggcacacaggggtttaaattatgagagaatttaaattttgggggAAACTTTCCCATTAATGTAACATGTATAATTCTTATGTCCTTGTTTCTCTTGTATGTTTATGGATGataatttctttgtcttttcgTCAGCCCTTTAACCATTGCAACACAGATTTTACATCATAAAGAATAAAGCCTAAACTCACTTTGAAGTGTTAATAGAGGGCGCATTTGTTTACTTTGGAGCACAGTACCTGTCATGTGTTTCGTAGTGTTTGTGTTACTGTCGCTGTCTGTTCTCTGCTATTTCTGGCACAAAAAATGTTGACAGCTTTTGGTTGTCTGTAAAGTTTCGTTTAAACTCCAaactctctgtctctttctctaaGTTACGGAGTTTTGTTGTGGGAACTGCTGACAGGAGAAGTGCCATTTCGTGGCATTGATAGCCTGGCGGTAGCTTACGGTGTTGCCATGAATAAACTATCGCTGCCAATCCCCTCCACCTGCCCTGAGCCATTTGCCAAGCTAATGGAAGGCaagaaaactatttattttcagCGTTATACAagttcaatatatttatttagttgaaTGAAGTACTCCATCCCCCAATCTCCATGTCAAAATGTTTTGCTGGCACTCTGTTTAGCTGACAGGCTgtctgctgtttgtttgttcatctgCTGTAGACTGTTGGAATGTGGACCCTCATGCACGACCTCCTTTCACCAGTATTCTGGACCAGCTGACAACTATTGAGGAGTCTGGATTCTTTGAAATGCCAGCAGAATCCTTCCAATCACTCCAGGATGACTGGAAGCTGGAGGTTCAGGAGATGTTTGACCAACTCAGAGCCAAAGAAAAGGTCTGCATCCCCACAAGATTTTTTATTGGTactataaaatgataaataaaagcattaattCTACTTCTTTTAGAACTAGAGTTGGAGTTAATTGCTAACATTTGTGACCCATTTgtgtcttatgggtcaatttgagattgaaattgagatttttacatcacatttattaaGATATGGCAATATTTGGCAGacatacaactatttaaaactctggaatctgaaggtgccaaaaatgtaaatattgggaaaattgcctttttaagttgttaatcagatggcactgtagcaggccatccactcacaaaaataaagattttatataaAAGAGGATTGGAAATTTACCAAATATCTACAAGTAACATGATCATTACGTAACATCCTAATGACCTTTggcataaaaaaaatctatacttTTGACCCATACCATGTATTTTTGGCTGTTGTTCCCctgctacttatgactggttgtGTGATCTAGGGTCACATTTATAATTTGCTTTTTATAGAAAGAAATTCTATATTGTTTAACTATCGCTAAGCACAATTAGTTTAAGCACTAATATAGAACATCAGGTATATTTGCGATCAATTCAATGTTAAACTCACTGCTATAGTGGTGCCAAACTACTTAATGGCCAAATGATTTTTGCATTCTTTGTCAATGGAGGTTTGCCATAAGTGATTAAATTGATCAgattatttatattacacaGAGCAAATTGATGGCTAAGTAGGATCTTCTCTCTCTTTAGGAGTTAAGATCCTGGGAGGAAGAACTGAGTCGTGCCGCTCTACAGCAGAAGTACCAGGAAGAGGCTTTACGGCGGCGTGAGCAGGAATTGGCGGAGAGAGAAATTCACATCCTGGAGCGAGAGCTCAACGTCATCATTCACCAGCTGTACCAGGAGAAACCCTGCGTCCAAAACCGGCATGGAAAGTTTCGGCGCAGTCGGCTTAAACTGCGTGATGGGAATCGTATCAGCCTGCCGTCTGGTTAGTATTTTACAGGGAGCAttagcattattattattagcattTTTGTGTCTGCGTTTGAGATTGTATCATGGCTTGTGcataagttattttataaacGTATATGCATATGTTTCAGATTTTCAGCATAAGATCACAGTACAGGCGTCTCCATCTTTAGACAGGAGGTGGAGCTTCCTGGGTAGTAACTCCACCCCTCCTAATAGCCCCCCGGTTTTACCACGCCTCCGAGCAATCCAGTGTAAGTATGTTTGTGTAGCTGTCTGATTGACTCTCCATATACATGTGCATGTACTGTGTCAAAACAATAACCATACGTTATCAAAAACGAGAACCTAATAGAACATCCCTCATGATGACAGTGACCCCTGGGGTTGGAGGTCAACCTTGGGGTCGTAATGCTGCATTCCAGTATgatgaagaagaggagagaAAATGCTCACGGAAAAAAGGGAGAACGCAACGAGAACACAGTGCTGAtgaaaggtgtgtgtgtgtgtcctcacaTAATATAATTTTCAACAAATGTGTTTATACTTGCAGATGtgtacactgtgtgtgtgtgtctgtgtcacaGTTTAAGGACACCTAAAGAGGGTAGTCGGCAGCGTTCTTGCAGTGCCCCAAACCTGCGCCGGTCCCCCAGACATAGTCCCGCTGTACCTGGAGTGTCCAGCCTGGCAGAGATGGGTAAAATTCTCTTTACGCCACACAATAACAGCTACACAATTTACCATCAAACATGCATCGCAATCCATGGCTATAACCACCAAACTGAGGCATTACAGTATGTTGGACATTTTACTGatgtaatgttttcattatcGTACCACCTTTAACAACTTAAACTAGTTTAACATGTAatgaatttgaacaaaaacaaaattacaaacattacacagatatcatttcattttagtgttatcaacaaagcaaataaacaagCATAAACCACAAACAACTGAAGCCTGTACCTGAGCTCGGCGTGGGTCATGATGCAACATTGTGaaatctctctccccccccTCGACTGTCTCTCTGTAGAAAATGAAGACTGCTGCTTTCCACCCGAGTCAGCTGACTCGCCCGGCCAATCATACCTCTGCATCCCGTTCCACAGGGATGGAGCCGTTGCCGACAGTTACTGCATGGAGAGTGGCACGGCTGTTGCGGCCCCTGACGTATCTCCCAGTTATACACGACGGAGTCCTAGTATGAACCGCAAAACGGAGCTGGTGTTGTTAGGCTGCGGTGCGGCTTTGGCTGCCGTGGCTTTAGGCCATAACCTTTTGGAATTTATGCGTGTGGAGGAAAGCGCGCGCCCGCGATGGGAAGGGCTGTTTCACCGTAGTGGCAGTCAGAGTAGCGGTGCCAGCCCACCCACACGCAAACTTTTCAAACGGGAAAGTCCCCGTCGACCCCCGCCTCTGCCCTCCTCCCTCACACTGCTGTCTCTCTCGTCTGTCTCTGACTGTAACTCAACCCGGTCTCTCCTTCAGTCTGACAGCGAAGAGCTACTTGTGCTCCGCCCACCTACCCCACATGCCCCACCAACTGTACAGACTCCGCCTCCTCTGAACCCACTGGTTAACACTCACCTGGAGAGCTTCAAGCGTCATCCTCGACAGTCTCTCACGCCTACACATGTGCCCTCCGCACCCAGTGCCACCTGCAAGCTTCATCGCACACCTTCAGATGGCGCAATAAAGACAGCATGCCCATCTGCTTATAACAACCATAATTACAACCAAACCACGCCCTCCAAAACATTGCAGGAGCACACAGGTGAGAAATTTAGTCAGGTTGAATCTcatatagggatagttcaccaaaaaattcaAATTGTTGTTTACAAAccacaaatatcttcttttgcgttctgttCAAGTAAATCATTCAGATTTAGTAATGATaagtaatttttgggtgaactgtcttcTTAATATtcaagagtacataacatgagatcatgaaaataacatttcatgccgtgtgtaatgttgccgtgtttgaaagtaagcagtctgcaaagttttaaatccgaaggtgaatgaataaacaaagttattggctcggaaaaaagggagtcgactctgaatcacgcaaacgagtcgtccccgATTCACAAACCGCCACGGATTTatgtcactacatatagtccccgcctacattTTGCTTGGCCTGcccactcttctcccccaaacactgtagctcgtgagcctcattcacggtagaccaatcacagcagactagaccatctgaccaatcacatcagactaggctagcgttaaggaggggattagacagatgaatcgcgcAACAAACCAAATTTTgcgagtcagtcaagaagtaagggaagaataattacctattattctgaaataatagtgtttttacagcTTCTCTGAACattaacttgttgttggacactcaatataaaccaaagtaggaccttaaaaatcccttgttatgtactctttaatattaaaatgtaatacgTATCATTagaattttaaaaaaatatctcttGTATGAGACCAAGCTGTaactttgtgtcttttgtgatgCCCATTTGTAGTGAGTCCAAGGAATCTAAGCGAGGACCCCACAGAAGTGCCCCGTTTGCCTGACCCAAATCTAATATTTCCACCTACGCCACGTCGGCGCTTCCAGCCTGAGCGGCCCAAGACTCTTGATTTCATGGCTAGACCCCGCCCTTGTCCCCGAGTACGCTGTGGATCCCAGTGGGGTGAATCCCCTGCTCATACCTCCAGCACTGAAACCCCATCCACTGTGGAGTTTGGAGGAGCTGTGGCCGTCCTGCCCACTCCAATGCAAGAACCAACCCCCTGTTCCCCTTGGGTGAATGACAGCCTTTTGGACCAACAGGATGAGGGACAGTGCAAGGATGGGACGCGACCTCTCTCATCGGATCGTAATTTAACCCGAGACTCACCTTATAGAGTGCGGCCAGGGTTCTGTTCTTGATTTCAGTCTGAGTCATAACTTAAATACAGTGATGTTAGTGTGAATTACCAATTCAGACCGATCATGATGTTTAGCATGTAGGCAATAACTTCATACAGATTTATCGAAATGACATCTATTGCTGATTGCAAGGGTTTAAGAACAAACGTACACTACATTTGGATGGTTTTACAGAACtgattttttgatttttaataaGGGAGAATTTTCCCGCATAAACCAAAGGTAATTGGTTTTTTGCATAATCCAGATGCCGTTCAAGTCCAAACCGTGTCTATTTTATTAAGAGATGGTTTTCAGTAGCACCTCCGAACACATATATACACTCCTGGGGTCCAAAGTAAGAGTTGCTTCTTCAAGCTATTCCTCAGTCAAACGAAACTCACCACCAAGCATAATAAGCTATTACGACCCAGTTACTCCTTTAATAATCGGACTGATTTCTGAGTCCTTTAGAAATGTACAGGGTTCGCAGCTTCTATCTTGAAGTACATTAATCAAgagaattttttatttgcaaacctGTTTATTATTGGTATTGACTGCATAAGCTGTCCCGTTGCACTGTATTAACattctgtttgtatttgcaCTCGTCTGCATGTTTATGGTAGGGTTAGGTTCCTGAACATATTGGACTAGCTGATGAACACTGGACGGTCATTTTGAGTGGTCAGGTTTAATTTGTCATACATGGACGCGATTGTACACCTTTAGAAGTGCTTTTTTCAAGTTTCATGAATGTATAGTTCTGTCAGATCTCTCATATTTATACCATTCAGAAACACTGATTATTCTGTGATTTTAAGCATGAAGCACACGAAAGCTAAAACGTCACTCTCCAAACCTCAGTCACTAGTACTGTATacgagaaaatatttttaagagtgctGGTAGAATTCATTGGCTCTAAATGGCAACTTTACAGTAGTCTTCCAGTTTTGGGTcatctacagtatgtgtgtgtgcgtgtgtgtcatgATGAATGTATTTTATGAGGAATCTGTGCTGTTTATGCGTTACATTCCTTTTGAGATTGTTAttgcacatttacattcattttaatagtaGCTTTTGTGCAATATTcctaatacattttcatgtgcaCATTAATTTACtgaatctttttatttattaagttatttttgtatgttttcacatgatgtttttgtaatttatgaTGGAACTGGCGATAAGAAATGTGTTGTCTGGCTTTCTGAACATGCTTAAACACGCAGAAGTGTACATTCTTTTGCCCATGCTCACGTGTCTAGATTGAGGTTTAAGGTTTTGTCTGCTGTCTCTGTTCCTTTAATCTTTCATTTCATGTTCTGTAAGAATTTCCTTTAGAGCCAAAACAACATTTAGAGCCAAAACACATAGTTGCTTGTGTctgtattacatttctgtcactttaagcaacacttcacacaaaaataataattctgtcaccatttacttttaaagtgatagtttaccccaaaatctaaatgctgtcatcatttacttgctggtcattccaaacctttatgactttccttctccagcagaacacgaaagaagaaaagttggtaaccgaacagcactggatcccattcacttctgctgtatggacacaaaactaatgcaggTGAATGGGGTCAAGGTAGCacgatttttcaaaaaatcttcttttgtgtttctatggaagaaagaaagtcataccgttttgaaatgaaaaagtagtgacagaattttaattattgggtgaactatgcatATAAGTATCTTTATGTAAAAGTTATTGTTTGACTTTTATGATGGTTTTGCATTTCTTCAGATTTGTTCAGTCGCTATTTATGCTAATTGCTTAGAAAAATCTGACCAGCCCAGttttaacaataattattttagtgttcacagaagaaagtcatgttgttgttttgaacaacatgaaggtgaataaatgatgatggaaTTTTCATGTGTAGTGAACTTTCTGAGCATCAAGGAATTATCCCTATAGTTTTCCTCTTCTGGGTTGTGTAACCAACATCAAGAGCATCTATTGTCCTTCACATCGGTCAGTTCTGTGTTGGAGATTTGTGTTTGGGGTTCAGAAGCTGCTGCTATGAAATTTTTACTCGCACATGAGCACATTACACTTATGCAAGAGCTCAATTAAAGCCCTGAAATGCTGAAATGGGGTAACaaaataatgtgtaaatataatgtatttctaTTTGTGAGTTTGTATTGTGAGCAACCTCATTGAACCATCTTACTCCATATTTAACACAATCTGTAAATGCTGCAGTTTTCAAGAGGCTTTCATTCCTCAGTTATAAACAATTGTGTCCGGCTGCTTTAAAGCCAGCATGTCAACAAGCATGTCCAATCGTGCTGCTTAGCTACAAGTGAAACCCAGTTGAGTAGAGAAATATTTACGATAGAGCAGATGAAAAATAATGCAGACGTCATTTAAAAAGTTAAGTTTAAGAGACTGTTAAGTACAAGTCACAGCACaatcataaaacaaacactcCGAAATATAACAATGCTCACAGTTTATTTACTCCTACatgcttttgtatgtttgtgtgacaCAGTGCTAGATTCACATGCTCATAAACCTccactgtgtgtatgtgtcggTACACCTAAGTTCACATTATGCTTGTCAGATCTTTCCCACTGCGATGTGAATGTGGGTGTAAAGTGATGTGTAGGTTTGATATAATCAGTGCTGGCAACATTTTCAATGGTTTTGACACTTAATTGCACTTCAAATGAAGCAGCTTCATGTGTTAATAGAAAAACTGAAGGGACATCTGTTCACACGTTGGCAGCTTCTAATTTCTAATTCAGAATATCTGATAAAAACAGTTGTCACGgtctaaaaacaataatataagaGAACACTATGGAACTACAAAATAATCTGCTTATGTTCTGTGGGGCACAACCTTTTAGACCGCAATCACCTCATAAGATCTGTAATGAAACACAGTGAATAAAGGCGCACCTCTTGATAGCAATGATCGCTATACTTCAAAAAGTATAATACATGGCATTGAGTTGTCTTAAGATCTCCTCTCGGATCTCCTTCAGCACACTTGATTCAGCTCTTCGGTCTGAGCCAGAGAAGGTTTCTGACAGGACGACAGCTGACACAGGTGTGTTGATCTTCACCGGAATAGTATCCCATGAAATACCAAACCTCGTCCATAGAGAGTGCGATGAGGGAAATGTGGGGTGTCCGCAGTGGAAAGCTATTAAAGCAACAGCTGTTTATGGAACTTCAC of Triplophysa dalaica isolate WHDGS20190420 chromosome 11, ASM1584641v1, whole genome shotgun sequence contains these proteins:
- the map3k9 gene encoding mitogen-activated protein kinase kinase kinase 9 isoform X1 translates to MDAFNFSFSSSGPDSKEGDKGAEPSVRAGMRIPGHGPAAAATPSGAGYWTAVFDYDATAEDELSLRKGDRVEVLSKDSLVSGDEGWWTGMIEDRVGIFPCNYVSSGNGISEKIRDTPEDYGDYSVPQLHLLQIDFSELALEEMIGVGGFGKVYRAIWKGQEVAVKAARRDPDEDASQTLESVRQEAKLFAMLKHPNIMGLLGVCLQEPNLCLVMEYARGGPLNRALAGKRIPPHTLVDWAVQIARAMLYLHCQAIVPVIHRDLKSSNILILERVENDDLSNKTLKVTDFGLAREWHRTTKMSAAGTYAWMAPEVIRSSTFSKGSDVWSYGVLLWELLTGEVPFRGIDSLAVAYGVAMNKLSLPIPSTCPEPFAKLMEDCWNVDPHARPPFTSILDQLTTIEESGFFEMPAESFQSLQDDWKLEVQEMFDQLRAKEKELRSWEEELSRAALQQKYQEEALRRREQELAEREIHILERELNVIIHQLYQEKPCVQNRHGKFRRSRLKLRDGNRISLPSDFQHKITVQASPSLDRRWSFLGSNSTPPNSPPVLPRLRAIQLTPGVGGQPWGRNAAFQYDEEEERKCSRKKGRTQREHSADESLRTPKEGSRQRSCSAPNLRRSPRHSPAVPGVSSLAEMENEDCCFPPESADSPGQSYLCIPFHRDGAVADSYCMESGTAVAAPDVSPSYTRRSPSMNRKTELVLLGCGAALAAVALGHNLLEFMRVEESARPRWEGLFHRSGSQSSGASPPTRKLFKRESPRRPPPLPSSLTLLSLSSVSDCNSTRSLLQSDSEELLVLRPPTPHAPPTVQTPPPLNPLVNTHLESFKRHPRQSLTPTHVPSAPSATCKLHRTPSDGAIKTACPSAYNNHNYNQTTPSKTLQEHTVSPRNLSEDPTEVPRLPDPNLIFPPTPRRRFQPERPKTLDFMARPRPCPRVRCGSQWGESPAHTSSTETPSTVEFGGAVAVLPTPMQEPTPCSPWVNDSLLDQQDEGQCKDGTRPLSSDRNLTRDSPYRVRPGFCS
- the map3k9 gene encoding mitogen-activated protein kinase kinase kinase 9 isoform X2 — translated: MDAFNFSFSSSGPDSKEGDKGAEPSVRAGMRIPGHGPAAAATPSGAGYWTAVFDYDATAEDELSLRKGDRVEVLSKDSLVSGDEGWWTGMIEDRVGIFPCNYVSSGNGISEKIRDTPEDYGDYSVPQLHLLQIDFSELALEEMIGVGGFGKVYRAIWKGQEVAVKAARRDPDEDASQTLESEPNLCLVMEYARGGPLNRALAGKRIPPHTLVDWAVQIARAMLYLHCQAIVPVIHRDLKSSNILILERVENDDLSNKTLKVTDFGLAREWHRTTKMSAAGTYAWMAPEVIRSSTFSKGSDVWSYGVLLWELLTGEVPFRGIDSLAVAYGVAMNKLSLPIPSTCPEPFAKLMEDCWNVDPHARPPFTSILDQLTTIEESGFFEMPAESFQSLQDDWKLEVQEMFDQLRAKEKELRSWEEELSRAALQQKYQEEALRRREQELAEREIHILERELNVIIHQLYQEKPCVQNRHGKFRRSRLKLRDGNRISLPSDFQHKITVQASPSLDRRWSFLGSNSTPPNSPPVLPRLRAIQLTPGVGGQPWGRNAAFQYDEEEERKCSRKKGRTQREHSADESLRTPKEGSRQRSCSAPNLRRSPRHSPAVPGVSSLAEMENEDCCFPPESADSPGQSYLCIPFHRDGAVADSYCMESGTAVAAPDVSPSYTRRSPSMNRKTELVLLGCGAALAAVALGHNLLEFMRVEESARPRWEGLFHRSGSQSSGASPPTRKLFKRESPRRPPPLPSSLTLLSLSSVSDCNSTRSLLQSDSEELLVLRPPTPHAPPTVQTPPPLNPLVNTHLESFKRHPRQSLTPTHVPSAPSATCKLHRTPSDGAIKTACPSAYNNHNYNQTTPSKTLQEHTVSPRNLSEDPTEVPRLPDPNLIFPPTPRRRFQPERPKTLDFMARPRPCPRVRCGSQWGESPAHTSSTETPSTVEFGGAVAVLPTPMQEPTPCSPWVNDSLLDQQDEGQCKDGTRPLSSDRNLTRDSPYRVRPGFCS